A part of Aquibium oceanicum genomic DNA contains:
- a CDS encoding transcriptional regulator, with product MKPTPMQAERDRAKSGHLTQKFREIGPAAILAALVCAHRKSAQTQAEPAQKPLSAEAA from the coding sequence ATGAAGCCTACCCCAATGCAGGCCGAACGCGACCGAGCCAAGTCCGGCCACCTGACCCAGAAGTTCAGGGAGATCGGACCGGCCGCCATTCTCGCGGCACTGGTTTGCGCTCATCGCAAGTCCGCACAGACGCAGGCCGAGCCCGCGCAGAAGCCGCTTTCCGCCGAGGCGGCGTGA